The nucleotide window taaatgaaaataaagaaaaaaaaactagggGCCATAAACCAACGTGCGGAAACCGGAGAGGTTTTGACAACGAAGATCGTCAACCCAAAAGAGGACAAAAGAGGACAAAATGGAGCCAAACCGCCGAAAGATCTTGATGCCGATAGTTTAAACATATAACATCAGGTGCTATTCTCTAATATCGCGGAACGTTTTAATTAACTCTAGGCCTGATATGTAATACTTGTTACTTTGTTAGTAAGGACTACAGAGCTTTCCACAAGTCCACACTGAATAAAACGCTAATACATCTAcatgatttcaagttttcaTCGACAAATTGCCGGACCAAGAATCATTTAGTATTTGCTTATCTCAACTATGAATATCAGCATAATAAAACATAACTAGCAGACTAGCAGTGTGATCAGTGCTGGCTCTTGACATGTGCTAAGAGTCCATTTGTACTAggtccaaaaaaaattacaagatTTTAGTTAGCATATTAGGGTTTTTTCCAAAAAATTTAGGGCcctttttcataaatttcttttaattattattgtaaAAAAACAAGTCTTGCAAGTAAGTCTTTCACAAGATCCATATAAAAAATGAGCCAGGGTCTGAGTGTGATAGTTCACGTGTCTCATACTGACCTTTTACTGGTGTAGAATTCTTAGAGACAATGTCCTGATGAGAATCTAATTACTTTATTTCAAAGTTCCAATATCACTGTAAAAGGGATGTGGGCTTAATAAAGGAATTATTAGTGATAGTAGTTAGTAGATGCAATGTACATGTAAGTTGTAATTCTAGAAGACCAAATTCCATTAGAAAAAAGTAATATACGAATTTAGCACAAGATTTATAATTATGCGCTTATGCCATTTTCGAGTAAATTAGTGTATTTATAAAGCCTTTAAAAGTTACATACAACTTACAAGTGAGAGACCCACCTAACGTATTATATATCAAAAACACATTTGATATTATTCGTATCCacaaaaagatgaaaaataaaaagtgaGAGACGTCTTCAGTCTTCATGCATCAGAAGAAATCAAAATGGCACCCATTATAGCCTGTTTTTCCATTAAAATAAGAGAAAATGGTTAAATGAATATTAGTATTGTCAGcatttttataagtaaaaaaaaagaaattagtcTTATAAGAATGATAAATTAATTGAGAAATATATGTAAATCTTTTACTTGGATCGACAGTAACAAGCATGCCGGTGCCACCAAATGTACACGAGCCACCAGAGCTTTTGGTCCGCTGCCAATAGCTATTGAAGGCGAATGAAGCATGCGCCCACAATGTATTGGGCTTAAAGCAAGGTCCATTAGGCTGAATTGAATGGCAATCAGCTCCTGATCCACAAGCGAAATTCATGGCTTCTTGGATAATTGGGTCAGGTACTGTGGGCTTAGCCACACACCAGTAAGCCGAGGTCGGTGTCATGCCAGACGGCGGTGGTACCATAGGCGGTGGATAGACAATCGGAGGTAAAAACCCTGTTGATGGAGTTGGAACTGATCCGGTTGGGGATGGAAGATTACCGGACGGTGTAGGAGTGTCGGTCGGAGTTGTTGGGCCTGGCTCGTTGTTAGGTGGACCTGAAATGGGTCCTGATGGGCCTGGTGTGTGACCGGATTCATCAGGAGGACTAGGAACTGTTTCTGGCGGGTTTGGACTGGATGATTCAGGCGGATTTGGAACGGTAATGGGTGGGTTTGGGTTTGATGATGATTCTGGTGGGTTTGGGTTTGAGGATGATTCT belongs to Brassica rapa cultivar Chiifu-401-42 chromosome A07, CAAS_Brap_v3.01, whole genome shotgun sequence and includes:
- the LOC103832424 gene encoding leucine-rich repeat extensin-like protein 5 isoform X2; protein product: MESSRALTTVCILLCLFFSASFFTHSVDARKLERHAKKKPKKLVIKAFKHTTFLEKMMTQLNLAQPLEYSTTSSNTQPYGVSTTLTLPPYASLPPLPVPGNAPPFCINPPNTPLNSPPSISNPGLSPPPGPITVPNPPESSSNPNSNPNPPDSTSNPNSNPNPNPPESSSNPNNPGSSSNPNPPVTVPSPPESSSNPNPPESSSNPNPPITVPNPPESSSPNPPETVPSPPDESGHTPGPSGPISGPPNNEPGPTTPTDTPTPSGNLPSPTGSVPTPSTGFLPPIVYPPPMVPPPSGMTPTSAYWCVAKPTVPDPIIQEAMNFACGSGADCHSIQPNGPCFKPNTLWAHASFAFNSYWQRTKSSGGSCTFGGTGMLVTVDPSYNGCHFDFF
- the LOC103832424 gene encoding leucine-rich repeat extensin-like protein 5 isoform X1; this translates as MESSRALTTVCILLCLFFSASFFTHSVVDARKLERHAKKKPKKLVIKAFKHTTFLEKMMTQLNLAQPLEYSTTSSNTQPYGVSTTLTLPPYASLPPLPVPGNAPPFCINPPNTPLNSPPSISNPGLSPPPGPITVPNPPESSSNPNSNPNPPDSTSNPNSNPNPNPPESSSNPNNPGSSSNPNPPVTVPSPPESSSNPNPPESSSNPNPPITVPNPPESSSPNPPETVPSPPDESGHTPGPSGPISGPPNNEPGPTTPTDTPTPSGNLPSPTGSVPTPSTGFLPPIVYPPPMVPPPSGMTPTSAYWCVAKPTVPDPIIQEAMNFACGSGADCHSIQPNGPCFKPNTLWAHASFAFNSYWQRTKSSGGSCTFGGTGMLVTVDPSYNGCHFDFF